In the Verrucomicrobiia bacterium genome, GTGGCGTACCGCCTCGATGGCAAGACCTATAAGGATTTCCCGCCTTCTTCGTGCGATTTTTCGCGCTGCGTTCCCGTTTACGAAACCATGAAAGGCTGGCAGGAAGATCTCACCGCGGTGAAGCGCTGGAAAGATTTTCCCGCGAATGCCAAGAAATACCTGAAGCGGCTCGAGACGCTGCTCGAGACCCCGATCAAGATGGTTTCCGTGGGAAGCAAGAGGACTCAAACGGTCTTCCTATGAACGAGCAAAGCGCGGACTACAAAAACATCCCCCGTCACGTCGCGATCATCATGGACGGCAACGGGCGGTGGGCGAAGCGCCGCGGCCTGCCCCGCATCGAAGGCCACCGCATTGGCGCGGACCGGCTGGAAGAGGTCATGCGCGCGGCCCAGGAAGCCGGCGTCAAGTACCTGACGCTTTACGCTTTTTCCAAGGAGAACTGGCAGCGGCCGCGCGAGGAAGTCGCGTTTCTCATGCAGCTTTTGTCCACGTACCTTGACCGGAAGCTGCCGGAGCTTCAGAAAAACAACATCGTCTTCAACGCCATCGGCAATCTGGACGACATGCCCTTGGAAGTCCGCGAAAAAATCGCGCGCAACATCCGGGAGACGCGCTCCAACACGGGCCTGACGGTCACGTTCGCTTTCAGCTACTCGTCGCGTTTTGAAATTACCGAAGCCTGCCGCCGCATTGCCGAAGAGGCCGCGGCCGGAAGGCTGGACCCGGCCGCCATCACTGAAGACGCCGTGTCCGACCGCCTTTATACCGCGGGAATTCCCGACCCCGACCTTCTCGTGCGGACGAGCGGGGAAATGAGGATCAGCAATTTTTTGTTGTGGCAGATTTCTTACGCGGAGATCTACATCACGGAAACCTGCTGGCCGGAATTCACGCGGGAAGAATTCCTGAAAGCGATCACGGAATATCAAAAAAGGGAGCGGCGCTTTGGCCGAACACATCCAGTTGAAACCCGGTGATCCCAAAAGCCAACTTGCGAAACGCCTGGTCTCTTCGGCGTTCTTTGTCACGATCAGCGTCTCCACCATTTTCCTCGCTCCCATGTGGCTGTTCGCGCTCGTCGTCGAAGCCCTCGTCCTGCTCAGCATGAACGAGTTTTTCTCGCTGACCCAGCGCAAGCAGGTCGACGTCAGCCGTCCGCTTCTTTTCCTGTTCGCGTTCCTCCTGCCGCTTGCCGCGTTCAACAAGACGGGCCCGTTCGTGCTGGTGCTCGCGTGCCTTTTCATTTTCATGATGAACTTCCGCCGCCCCATGCTGAGCCAGGCGCTCATCAGTAGCGCGGTCAGCCTGTTCGGCCTTGTGTACATCGCGTGGTTTCTCGCGCACCTGATCGAAATGCGCCTGCTGCCTTACGGCGCGCGCTGGACGTTTTACGTTCCGCTCATCGTCAAGGGCGGGGACGCGGCCGCTTATTTTACGGGCACCCGTTTTGGCAAGGCCAAGCTGCTCGAGCACGTGAGCCCCAATAAATCCGTGGAAGGCGCGATCGGCGGATTCATCGCGTCTGTCATCCTGTCCCTCTGCTCCAAGGCGTTCCTGCCGCACGTGGGCCTGGGCCATCTGCTTCTTCTCGGCATGCTGACAGGCTCGATCTGCCAGATCGGCGATCTCGCCGAAAGCCTGATCAAGCGCGACGCAGGCGTAAAAGATTCCGGTCAGATTCCCGGGCTCGGCGGCGTGCTCGACGTGCTGGACAGCCTGCTGCTCACGATTCCTTTCGTTTACTATTACGTGGTCATCTTCATCGGGGCCTGACGATGTCGGCGCTTCTCGAAAAACTGCAATCCATCGAAAAAGGCAAGGCACGCGCTGCCGCCAAGGCTGCACGCTCCCAGGCCATGAAATACGCCGAAAGCCGCGAGCTTGCCCCGAAGACGCGCCGCTGGCCGAAAAACATCGCCATCATGGGCTCCACCGGTTCGGTCGGAGTCAACACCCTCAAGATCGTCCGCACGCATCCCGAAAAATTCAAAGTCCGTGTCCTCGCGGCCAAGAAGAACGACGAAATCCTGGTCGAGCAGGCGCTCGAATGCCGCCCGGAAATGGTCTGCCTGTTCGATCCTGCCGCGGCCGCGCGCGCCGAACAAAAATTAAAGCGCCACCGCATCCGCGTGGTGAGCGGCATCGACGGCCTCACAGAAGCCAGCACGCTGGCCGGCGTGGACGAAGTCATTTTCGCGATGGTGGGCGCCGTGGGGCTTATCCCGATTTTCTCGGCGCTGCGCGCCCGCAAGGAAATCGCGATCGCCAACAAAGAGCCGCTCGTCATGGCCGGATCGCTTCTCGTGCGCGAGGCCCGCAGCCTCGGCGTGCCGGTCTTTCCCATCGACAGCGAGCATTCCGGGCTCTGGCAATGCCTCGAAGGCCACGCCCGGCGCGGCATCAAAAAGCTGGTGCTGACTTCTTCCGGCGGCCCGTTCCGCGCGCGCAAAGGATCGCTTGCCGGCGTGACCCCGGCCGAAGCGCTCCGCCATCCGAAATGGAAAATGGGGCCGAAGATCACCATCGATTCCGCGACGCTCATGAACAAAGGCCTGGAAGTCATCGAGGCCGCGAACCTCTTCGAAATGGACGCGGGCAAAGTGGAAGTGCTCATCCATCCCGAAGCCATCGTGCACGCGCTCGTCGAATTCGTGGACGGCTCGCATCTCGCGCACCTGGGCATTACGGACATGCGCCTTCCGATTCAATACGCGCTGAGCTATCCCGAACGCCTGGAAAATCATTTGCCCGAGCTGGACCTCGCACAGCTGGGGACGTTCCACTTCGAGAAGCCGGACCGCAAACGTTTTCCGTGCCTGGATCTGGGTTACCGCGCGAGCGCGGCCGGAGGCAGCATGCCCGCGGTGCTGAACGCCGCCAATGAAGTGGCGGTCGAGGCTTTTCTCAATTTCAAGATCGGTTTTCTGGATATCGCAAAGACCATCGAAAAGGTCATGAACCGCCACACGGTCATCAAAAACCCGGACCTGTCCGGCCTCCTGCAGGCCGATGACTGGGCCCGGGAAACCGCAAAGGGCCTTCTATGAATTTCCTGGTTTCGGTCGTTCCCACGCTTCTTGTTCTGGGCGTTCTCATCACGATCCACGAATTCGGCCATTTTGTCGCCTGCCGCCTGAGCGGCGTGAACGTGGAAAAGTTTTCGATCGGCTTCGGCCCCGAGATCCTGCGCGTGCAGAGGAAGAACACCTGGTACGTGCTCTCGCTTTTCCCGCTCGGCGGGTACGTGAAGCCCGCGGGCGAATCTTACAGCGAGCTGCCGGAAAGCGGTCCCAAGGCCGGCGATTACCTCGCGGCGGCGCTGCCCAAACGCATTTTCATCGTGTGCGCGGGCGTGCTCATGAATTACCTGCTCGCCTTCGTGCTGTTCGGACTCATCTTCATGATGGGGCGCCCGGTCCCGGGAACGACCATCGGCGGATTCGTGGAAGGCTATCCGGCGCAGGCAAGCGGCCTCTTGAAAGGGGACAAGATCGTCGCGGTGAACCATGAGCCCGTGTCCACGTGGACGCAGATGACCGGCGCGTTCGAAAAGATCCCGGGCCCGGAGATCACGCTCCAGGTCGAGCGCGGCGGGGAAGCGCCTGTTGACATCAACGTCACGCCCAAAGAAGAAACCGTGCCGGACATTTTCGGCAAGCCGGTCAAGGTCAAGCGCATCGGCATCACGCCGAGCCCCGAAGCCAACCAGTTCGAACGCTATCCGTTCCTGGAAGCGTACCGGCATTCGGC is a window encoding:
- a CDS encoding adenylosuccinate synthetase, whose product is VAYRLDGKTYKDFPPSSCDFSRCVPVYETMKGWQEDLTAVKRWKDFPANAKKYLKRLETLLETPIKMVSVGSKRTQTVFL
- a CDS encoding isoprenyl transferase → MNEQSADYKNIPRHVAIIMDGNGRWAKRRGLPRIEGHRIGADRLEEVMRAAQEAGVKYLTLYAFSKENWQRPREEVAFLMQLLSTYLDRKLPELQKNNIVFNAIGNLDDMPLEVREKIARNIRETRSNTGLTVTFAFSYSSRFEITEACRRIAEEAAAGRLDPAAITEDAVSDRLYTAGIPDPDLLVRTSGEMRISNFLLWQISYAEIYITETCWPEFTREEFLKAITEYQKRERRFGRTHPVETR
- a CDS encoding phosphatidate cytidylyltransferase is translated as MAEHIQLKPGDPKSQLAKRLVSSAFFVTISVSTIFLAPMWLFALVVEALVLLSMNEFFSLTQRKQVDVSRPLLFLFAFLLPLAAFNKTGPFVLVLACLFIFMMNFRRPMLSQALISSAVSLFGLVYIAWFLAHLIEMRLLPYGARWTFYVPLIVKGGDAAAYFTGTRFGKAKLLEHVSPNKSVEGAIGGFIASVILSLCSKAFLPHVGLGHLLLLGMLTGSICQIGDLAESLIKRDAGVKDSGQIPGLGGVLDVLDSLLLTIPFVYYYVVIFIGA
- a CDS encoding 1-deoxy-D-xylulose-5-phosphate reductoisomerase, whose protein sequence is MSALLEKLQSIEKGKARAAAKAARSQAMKYAESRELAPKTRRWPKNIAIMGSTGSVGVNTLKIVRTHPEKFKVRVLAAKKNDEILVEQALECRPEMVCLFDPAAAARAEQKLKRHRIRVVSGIDGLTEASTLAGVDEVIFAMVGAVGLIPIFSALRARKEIAIANKEPLVMAGSLLVREARSLGVPVFPIDSEHSGLWQCLEGHARRGIKKLVLTSSGGPFRARKGSLAGVTPAEALRHPKWKMGPKITIDSATLMNKGLEVIEAANLFEMDAGKVEVLIHPEAIVHALVEFVDGSHLAHLGITDMRLPIQYALSYPERLENHLPELDLAQLGTFHFEKPDRKRFPCLDLGYRASAAGGSMPAVLNAANEVAVEAFLNFKIGFLDIAKTIEKVMNRHTVIKNPDLSGLLQADDWARETAKGLL
- the rseP gene encoding RIP metalloprotease RseP yields the protein MNFLVSVVPTLLVLGVLITIHEFGHFVACRLSGVNVEKFSIGFGPEILRVQRKNTWYVLSLFPLGGYVKPAGESYSELPESGPKAGDYLAAALPKRIFIVCAGVLMNYLLAFVLFGLIFMMGRPVPGTTIGGFVEGYPAQASGLLKGDKIVAVNHEPVSTWTQMTGAFEKIPGPEITLQVERGGEAPVDINVTPKEETVPDIFGKPVKVKRIGITPSPEANQFERYPFLEAYRHSAETTWFLTKMTHKSIFYLILGKISMKAISGPVGIISMTGDAAKLGLPYVLQLMATLSISLAVINLLPVPALDGGHLLFLLIEGVRRKKVSLVVQERVTQVGFALLLALMVFLIYNDLANIDAFDKIRGIFIKP